In Stenotrophomonas sp. ESTM1D_MKCIP4_1, a single genomic region encodes these proteins:
- a CDS encoding TrmH family RNA methyltransferase: MNNPWNNRRPSARPPRATPLPRPEAPATGGGGGRGGNDELRLFGLNAVLAAFEERPQALRKLYLLEARIPRLQPLLKWCVANRVGYRVVEDGDLNKLAGTTHHEGVVADVLRAPVLPLAQWLQQLGDGPALALWLDGVGNPHNLGAILRSAAHFGAKALLLPAGSTLALSGAAARVAEGGAEALPLVQLPDDASAMAQLRAAGFGLAATLVEGGQDVFRAELPARLVYVMGAEGEGMDRALASQCDQQVSIPGSGAVESLNVASATAVLLAQWASRRD; the protein is encoded by the coding sequence GTGAACAACCCTTGGAACAACCGCCGCCCGTCTGCCCGTCCGCCGCGCGCAACGCCATTGCCGCGTCCGGAGGCGCCGGCCACGGGCGGTGGTGGTGGCCGTGGCGGCAACGATGAGCTGCGCCTGTTCGGCCTCAACGCCGTGCTGGCCGCCTTCGAGGAGCGCCCGCAGGCGCTGCGCAAGCTGTACCTGCTGGAGGCGCGCATTCCGCGCCTGCAGCCGCTGCTGAAGTGGTGCGTGGCCAACCGCGTGGGCTACCGCGTGGTGGAAGACGGCGATCTGAACAAGCTGGCCGGTACCACCCACCATGAAGGTGTGGTGGCCGACGTGCTGCGTGCGCCGGTGCTGCCGCTGGCGCAGTGGCTGCAGCAGCTGGGCGATGGCCCGGCGCTGGCGCTGTGGCTGGATGGTGTGGGCAACCCGCACAATCTGGGCGCGATCCTGCGCTCGGCCGCGCACTTCGGCGCCAAGGCCCTGCTGCTGCCCGCTGGCAGCACGCTGGCCCTGTCCGGCGCCGCCGCGCGCGTGGCCGAAGGTGGTGCCGAGGCCTTGCCGCTGGTGCAGCTGCCCGATGACGCATCTGCCATGGCGCAGCTGCGCGCGGCCGGTTTTGGCCTGGCGGCGACCCTTGTTGAAGGGGGGCAGGACGTGTTCCGCGCCGAACTGCCGGCGCGCCTGGTGTACGTGATGGGCGCCGAGGGCGAGGGCATGGACCGTGCGCTGGCCAGCCAGTGCGACCAGCAGGTGTCCATCCCCGGCAGCGGTGCGGTGGAAAGCCTCAACGTCGCCTCGGCCACAGCGGTACTGCTGGCACAGTGGGCCAGCCGCCGCGATTGA
- a CDS encoding GNAT family protein, with the protein MPDRRGDGPADGVGFLSQRERALTPDLQGEGFRLRLWHPDDLQSLLQHANNPDVSRGLRDRFPYPYTREDGEAFLAGRVLAPGTLNLAIEIDGHACGSIGAQPGTAERGHTAELGYWLGQAQWGQGVMTRVVGLFAPWVMDELHLFRLQAEVLDFNEGSARVLLANGFTEEGTARCAVYKRGVLHDLRRFARVRMHLP; encoded by the coding sequence ATGCCTGACCGACGTGGCGACGGCCCGGCCGACGGGGTCGGATTCCTTTCCCAACGGGAAAGGGCTCTGACCCCGGATCTGCAGGGCGAGGGCTTCCGGCTGCGCCTCTGGCACCCCGACGATCTCCAATCGCTGCTGCAGCACGCCAACAACCCCGATGTCTCGCGCGGCCTGCGTGACCGCTTCCCGTACCCGTACACCCGCGAGGACGGCGAGGCCTTCCTGGCCGGCCGCGTGCTGGCCCCCGGCACCCTCAATCTGGCGATCGAGATCGACGGCCACGCCTGTGGCAGCATCGGCGCGCAGCCGGGTACGGCCGAGCGCGGGCATACCGCCGAATTGGGTTATTGGTTGGGTCAGGCGCAGTGGGGGCAAGGCGTGATGACCCGCGTGGTGGGCCTGTTCGCCCCTTGGGTGATGGACGAGCTGCACCTGTTCAGGCTGCAGGCCGAGGTCCTGGATTTCAACGAAGGCTCGGCCCGCGTGCTGCTGGCAAACGGCTTCACCGAAGAGGGCACCGCGCGCTGCGCCGTCTACAAGCGCGGCGTCCTGCACGACCTGCGGCGCTTCGCCCGGGTGCGGATGCACCTGCCCTGA
- a CDS encoding efflux RND transporter permease subunit: MKLSDISIQRPVFAVVMSLLLVVLGIMSFTRLTLRELPAIDPPIVSVSVDYTGASAAVIESRVTQVLEDALAGIEGIDTINARSSNGRSQVSIEFTSNRDIEAAANDVRDAVSRVADRMPEEARPPEIAKVESDADPIIWFNMSSTTMDTLELSDYADRYVVDRFSSLDGVAQVRIGGRQRYAMRIWLDRDQLAARGLTTGDVETALRNENVELPAGRIESTDRDFTLRVERNYVKPEDFATIPLGKGSDGYVVRMGDVAKIELASAERRAYFRSNGEPGVGLGIVKTSTANSLDVARAARAEAEKVAATLPEGTQIVVTFDNTTFIEAAVDRVYATLVEAMLLVLAVIWLFLGSFRAALIPAVTVPVCLVAAFIALYAFGFSINLLTLLALVLCIGLVVDDAIVVVENVQRRIDLGEPPLVASKRGTTQVAFAVIATTAVLVAVFLPVGFLEGNTGRLFRELAVALAAAVALSAFVALTLTPMMASKLLKPHTGQAPRGLHGFINRNLERVASGYGRVLDHHVDRTWIYLVVMALALAASWGLMKILPSELAPAEDRGSFQIMIDGPEGAGYDYTVQQVQQVEALLAPHVGADKTIARANPRVPGGFGASEEMHTGRVSVFLQPWRQRSENTVDVANDLQKELDTLRGVRVRTQVGGGLVRSGGQPFQIVLGGPEYAEIAQWRDRILLRMADNPGLVGPDSDYKETRPQMRVNIDRQRAADLGVPVTAIGSALETMMGSRRVTTFVDNGEEYDVLVQAGRDGRASPADLAAIRVRANSGELVPLSNLVTLSEVAEAGTLNRFNRLRSITISAGLAPGYPLGEAIAWAQQVTREELPQYAQINWKGESREYQSAGGAVLLTFAMALLVVYLVLAAQFESFIHPLTIMLTVPLGVLGALVGLWVSGGTVNLFSQIGIVMLVGLAAKNGILIVEFANQLRDDGRTVREAIIESAVVRLRPILMTSIATVVGAIPLVVAGGPGSASRGTIGIVIIFGVTLSTFLSLFVVPAFYARLAPYTRSPEAVKRELEKQEAESPSVGGHA, encoded by the coding sequence ATGAAACTGTCGGACATCTCCATCCAGCGGCCGGTGTTTGCCGTAGTGATGAGCCTGCTGCTGGTGGTGCTGGGCATCATGTCCTTCACCCGCCTTACCCTGCGTGAGCTGCCCGCCATCGATCCGCCCATCGTCTCGGTGTCGGTGGATTACACCGGCGCCTCGGCGGCGGTCATCGAAAGCCGCGTCACACAGGTGCTGGAAGACGCGCTGGCCGGCATCGAAGGCATCGATACGATCAACGCGCGCAGCAGCAACGGCCGCTCGCAGGTCAGCATCGAGTTCACCTCCAACCGCGATATCGAAGCGGCCGCCAACGATGTGCGCGATGCGGTCAGCCGCGTGGCCGATCGCATGCCGGAAGAGGCGCGTCCGCCGGAAATCGCCAAGGTCGAGAGCGATGCCGATCCGATCATCTGGTTCAACATGTCCTCCACCACGATGGACACGCTGGAACTGAGCGACTATGCCGACCGCTATGTGGTCGACCGCTTTTCCAGCCTGGACGGCGTGGCCCAGGTCCGCATCGGTGGCCGCCAGCGCTATGCCATGCGCATCTGGCTGGACCGCGACCAGTTGGCCGCGCGCGGGCTTACCACGGGCGACGTGGAAACCGCGCTGCGCAACGAGAACGTGGAACTGCCGGCCGGCCGCATCGAATCCACCGACCGCGACTTCACCCTGCGCGTCGAACGCAACTACGTGAAGCCCGAGGATTTCGCCACCATCCCGCTCGGCAAGGGCAGCGATGGTTACGTGGTGCGCATGGGCGATGTCGCGAAGATCGAGCTGGCGTCAGCCGAACGCCGCGCCTACTTCCGCAGCAATGGTGAACCGGGCGTGGGCCTGGGCATCGTCAAGACCTCCACCGCCAACTCGCTGGATGTGGCCCGCGCCGCGCGCGCGGAAGCAGAGAAAGTGGCCGCGACGCTGCCAGAAGGCACGCAGATCGTGGTGACCTTCGACAACACTACCTTCATCGAAGCGGCCGTCGACCGCGTCTATGCGACGCTGGTTGAAGCGATGCTGCTGGTGCTGGCCGTCATCTGGCTGTTCCTGGGCAGTTTCCGCGCGGCGCTCATTCCAGCGGTGACCGTGCCGGTGTGCCTGGTCGCAGCTTTCATCGCGCTGTACGCCTTCGGCTTCTCGATCAACCTGCTCACCCTGCTGGCGCTGGTGCTGTGTATCGGCCTGGTGGTGGACGATGCCATCGTGGTGGTGGAAAACGTGCAGCGCCGCATCGACCTGGGCGAACCGCCGCTGGTCGCATCCAAGCGCGGCACCACGCAGGTGGCCTTCGCGGTCATCGCCACCACCGCCGTGCTGGTGGCCGTGTTCCTGCCGGTCGGCTTCCTGGAAGGCAACACCGGCCGCCTGTTCCGCGAACTGGCGGTGGCACTGGCCGCAGCGGTCGCACTGTCGGCATTCGTCGCGCTGACGCTGACGCCGATGATGGCCTCCAAGCTGCTCAAGCCGCATACCGGCCAGGCGCCGCGAGGCCTGCATGGCTTCATCAACCGCAACCTGGAACGCGTGGCCTCGGGCTATGGCCGCGTGCTCGACCACCACGTCGACCGCACCTGGATCTACCTGGTGGTGATGGCGCTGGCGCTGGCTGCCAGCTGGGGCCTGATGAAGATCCTGCCGTCCGAGCTGGCCCCGGCCGAAGACCGTGGCTCGTTCCAGATCATGATCGATGGCCCGGAAGGCGCCGGCTACGACTACACCGTGCAGCAGGTGCAGCAGGTCGAAGCGCTGCTGGCCCCGCACGTAGGTGCCGACAAGACCATCGCCCGCGCCAACCCGCGCGTGCCCGGTGGTTTTGGCGCCAGCGAGGAAATGCACACCGGCCGGGTCAGCGTGTTCCTGCAGCCGTGGCGCCAGCGCAGCGAAAACACCGTGGACGTGGCCAACGACCTGCAGAAGGAACTGGACACCCTGCGCGGCGTGCGCGTGCGCACCCAGGTCGGTGGCGGCCTGGTGCGCAGCGGCGGCCAGCCGTTCCAGATCGTGCTGGGTGGCCCCGAGTATGCGGAAATCGCCCAGTGGCGCGACCGCATCCTGCTGCGCATGGCCGACAATCCGGGCTTGGTCGGCCCCGATTCGGACTACAAGGAAACCCGTCCGCAGATGCGGGTGAACATCGACCGCCAGCGTGCGGCCGATCTGGGCGTGCCGGTCACCGCGATCGGTTCGGCACTGGAAACCATGATGGGCTCGCGCCGCGTCACCACCTTCGTCGACAACGGCGAGGAGTACGACGTGCTGGTGCAGGCCGGCCGCGATGGCCGCGCCAGCCCGGCCGACCTCGCCGCCATCCGCGTGCGCGCCAATTCCGGCGAACTGGTGCCGCTGTCCAACCTGGTCACCCTCAGCGAAGTGGCCGAGGCCGGCACCCTGAACCGCTTCAACCGCCTGCGTTCGATCACCATCAGTGCCGGCCTGGCGCCGGGCTACCCGCTGGGCGAGGCCATCGCCTGGGCACAGCAGGTCACCCGCGAGGAGCTGCCGCAGTACGCCCAGATCAACTGGAAGGGCGAATCGCGCGAGTACCAGAGTGCCGGCGGCGCGGTGCTGCTGACCTTCGCCATGGCGCTGCTGGTGGTCTACCTGGTGCTGGCCGCGCAGTTTGAAAGCTTCATCCACCCGCTCACCATCATGCTGACCGTGCCGCTGGGCGTGCTCGGCGCGCTGGTGGGCCTGTGGGTGAGTGGCGGCACGGTGAACCTGTTCAGCCAGATCGGCATCGTGATGCTGGTCGGCCTGGCGGCCAAGAACGGCATCCTCATCGTTGAATTCGCCAACCAGCTGCGTGATGACGGGCGCACGGTGCGCGAGGCCATCATCGAATCGGCCGTGGTGCGCCTGCGCCCGATCCTGATGACCTCGATCGCCACCGTGGTGGGTGCCATCCCGCTGGTGGTGGCCGGTGGCCCCGGTTCGGCCAGCCGTGGCACCATCGGCATCGTGATCATCTTCGGCGTCACCCTGTCCACCTTCCTGTCGCTGTTCGTGGTGCCCGCGTTCTACGCGCGCCTGGCGCCGTACACCCGTTCGCCGGAAGCAGTGAAGCGCGAACTGGAAAAGCAGGAAGCCGAATCGCCCTCGGTCGGCGGCCATGCCTGA
- a CDS encoding fumarylacetoacetate hydrolase family protein → MSIAAVSDVIPTPVVPRVPVVGGGTFPVHRIYCVGRNFADHAREMGAAVPAADDRGRPMFFTKPADAIVVGHDDVIPYPPATSNLHHEVELVVAIGVDAPAGELAVADADSLIYGYAVGLDLTRRDLQAAAKEKGHPWDSAKGFDASAPISEIVHAGEVGDLAALNLSLEVNGEVRQQSLLDQMIWNVPEILHELSKLWQLRAGDLVFMGTPSGVAALKPGDRFSARLENVAERHGVIAG, encoded by the coding sequence ATGTCCATTGCTGCTGTTTCCGATGTCATCCCGACCCCCGTCGTGCCGCGCGTACCGGTGGTGGGGGGTGGCACGTTCCCGGTCCACCGCATCTATTGCGTCGGCCGCAACTTCGCCGACCATGCGCGTGAGATGGGCGCTGCAGTGCCGGCCGCCGACGATCGCGGCCGCCCGATGTTCTTCACCAAGCCGGCCGATGCCATCGTGGTCGGCCATGACGATGTGATCCCCTACCCTCCGGCTACCAGCAACCTGCACCACGAAGTGGAGCTGGTGGTTGCGATCGGCGTTGATGCACCGGCCGGCGAACTGGCGGTGGCCGATGCCGACTCCCTCATCTACGGCTATGCCGTGGGCCTGGACCTGACCCGCCGCGACCTGCAGGCCGCCGCCAAGGAAAAGGGCCACCCGTGGGATTCTGCCAAGGGCTTCGACGCCTCCGCGCCGATCAGCGAGATCGTGCATGCCGGTGAAGTGGGCGACCTGGCCGCGTTGAATCTGTCGCTGGAAGTCAACGGCGAAGTGCGCCAGCAGTCGCTGCTCGACCAGATGATCTGGAACGTGCCGGAAATCCTGCATGAGCTGTCCAAGCTGTGGCAGCTGCGTGCCGGCGATCTGGTCTTCATGGGCACGCCGTCGGGCGTGGCCGCTTTGAAGCCAGGCGACCGTTTCAGTGCACGACTGGAAAACGTGGCCGAGCGTCACGGCGTCATCGCCGGCTGA
- a CDS encoding alanine/glycine:cation symporter family protein, with amino-acid sequence MTIESIINTLLGIVWSPWLVVLCLFAGLYFSVRTRFIQLRALPDMLRLMFRHERSEAGVSPFQALSLSLSSRVGVGNIAGVAMAIAFGGPGAIFWMWIVAFLGASSAFIESTLAQIYKDRDGNGQYRGGPAYYIEKGLGQRWYAVLFALVTVLAGAMLAGTQSNAITSAVNEAWGIPVLGTTAVLLAVLAAVLYGGVRRIARVAEWVVPIMAVAYLLVTAVVMLINVDKVPEVFALVLRSAFGMDAAFGAMIGTAIQWGVRRGVLSNEAGMGSGAHPAAAAEVSHPVKQGLVQSFSVYIDTLVVCSATAFLILSTGLYNVYDPAVNGVPDEARLLLANLPGVEAGPRFVQHAVESALPGFGRSFVALAILPFAFTTILALYYMAETNVSYLCRDRPGRATITAFQLLFLAATGYSALNTATVAWALGDIGVGMMSWLNIIAILLLQKPALAALRDYEQQRQRKRDPLFHPNNIGVRNTRVWSS; translated from the coding sequence ATGACCATTGAATCGATCATCAACACCCTGCTCGGCATTGTCTGGAGCCCTTGGCTGGTGGTGCTCTGCCTGTTCGCAGGCCTGTACTTCAGCGTGCGTACGCGTTTCATCCAGCTGCGCGCGCTGCCTGACATGCTGCGGCTGATGTTCCGCCACGAACGCTCCGAGGCGGGCGTATCGCCCTTCCAGGCGCTGTCACTGTCACTCTCCAGCCGGGTGGGGGTAGGCAACATCGCGGGTGTCGCCATGGCCATTGCTTTTGGCGGTCCCGGTGCGATTTTCTGGATGTGGATCGTGGCCTTCCTGGGGGCGTCCAGTGCCTTCATCGAATCGACGCTGGCACAGATCTACAAGGACCGCGATGGCAACGGCCAGTACCGGGGCGGGCCGGCGTACTACATCGAAAAAGGGCTGGGCCAGCGCTGGTACGCCGTCTTGTTCGCGCTGGTCACCGTGCTGGCGGGGGCGATGCTGGCCGGCACGCAGTCCAATGCCATCACCAGCGCGGTGAACGAAGCCTGGGGCATTCCGGTGCTGGGCACCACCGCCGTGCTGTTGGCCGTGTTGGCGGCGGTGCTCTACGGCGGTGTGCGGCGCATCGCACGGGTGGCCGAATGGGTGGTGCCGATCATGGCCGTGGCCTACCTGCTGGTGACCGCCGTGGTCATGCTCATCAACGTGGACAAGGTGCCCGAGGTCTTCGCCCTGGTGCTGCGCAGCGCGTTCGGCATGGATGCCGCATTCGGCGCGATGATCGGCACCGCCATCCAGTGGGGCGTGCGACGCGGCGTCCTGTCCAACGAGGCAGGCATGGGCAGTGGCGCCCATCCCGCCGCAGCGGCGGAAGTCTCGCATCCGGTCAAGCAGGGGCTGGTGCAGTCGTTCTCCGTCTACATCGACACGCTGGTGGTGTGCAGTGCAACGGCCTTCCTGATCCTGTCCACCGGGCTGTACAACGTCTACGATCCGGCCGTGAACGGGGTTCCCGACGAGGCGCGCCTGCTGTTGGCCAACCTGCCGGGCGTCGAGGCCGGGCCACGCTTCGTGCAGCATGCCGTGGAATCGGCACTGCCAGGCTTCGGTCGATCATTTGTCGCGCTGGCGATCCTGCCGTTTGCCTTCACGACGATCCTGGCGCTGTACTACATGGCCGAAACCAATGTCAGCTACCTCTGCCGCGACCGGCCGGGACGCGCCACGATCACCGCGTTCCAGCTGCTGTTCCTGGCCGCCACCGGCTACTCGGCACTGAACACTGCAACCGTGGCCTGGGCACTGGGGGATATCGGTGTCGGCATGATGAGCTGGTTGAACATCATTGCCATTCTGCTGTTGCAGAAGCCGGCCTTGGCAGCGCTGCGCGATTACGAACAGCAGCGCCAACGAAAGCGTGATCCGTTGTTCCACCCGAACAACATCGGCGTGCGCAACACGCGCGTCTGGAGCAGCTGA
- a CDS encoding alanine/glycine:cation symporter family protein — MEATVHFINSIIWSKALIAVCLGAGLFFSLRTRFMQIRGFFEMCRLTVQGEKSEAGVSSFQALAMSMAGRMGIGNIAGVATAIAFGGPGAIFWMWVMGFLGASTSYVECTLAQIYKTKDAEGRYRGGPAYYIEKAMGLKWYALAFAIATIIAAGFLMPGVQANAIADSVINACRGTAMCGPLDGQVMGMSSVEALKLGIGIAVALLLGVVIFGGVKRIANFAEVVVPFMAAAFILMAIVIMIINYDRVPEMFGIIFDSAFGTHAAFGAMMGLAVEWGIKRGIYANEAGQGSGPHAAAASEVSHPAKQGYVQAFAIYFDTMMVCTATAFLILASGTYNVYSPVEGAAPIFQGLAGIPEGAGYAQAGVEAVLPGWGSAFVSIAIFFFAFTTIMAYYYMAETNLTYVNHNKKRPLTVLVLRLGILAMVVFGAFHNATLAWALGDIGVGLMAWLNIIAILIIQKPAMLALRDYERQKKLGLDPVFDPDALGIKNADFWRQRKQESV, encoded by the coding sequence GTGGAAGCTACCGTACACTTCATCAACAGCATCATCTGGAGCAAGGCGCTCATCGCCGTGTGCCTGGGCGCCGGCCTGTTCTTCAGCCTGCGCACCCGCTTCATGCAGATCCGCGGCTTCTTCGAGATGTGCCGCCTCACCGTTCAGGGCGAAAAGTCCGAGGCGGGCGTGTCTTCCTTCCAGGCCCTGGCCATGTCGATGGCCGGCCGCATGGGCATCGGCAACATTGCCGGTGTCGCCACCGCCATCGCTTTCGGTGGCCCGGGCGCCATCTTCTGGATGTGGGTGATGGGCTTCCTCGGCGCGTCCACCTCGTACGTGGAATGCACCCTGGCGCAGATCTACAAGACCAAGGACGCCGAAGGCCGCTACCGCGGTGGCCCGGCGTACTACATCGAAAAGGCCATGGGCCTGAAGTGGTACGCGCTGGCGTTCGCGATCGCCACGATCATCGCCGCCGGCTTCCTGATGCCGGGCGTGCAGGCCAACGCCATCGCTGACAGTGTCATCAACGCGTGCCGTGGCACGGCCATGTGTGGCCCGCTGGATGGCCAGGTGATGGGCATGAGCTCGGTCGAAGCGCTGAAGCTGGGCATCGGCATCGCCGTGGCGCTGCTGCTGGGCGTGGTCATCTTCGGTGGCGTCAAGCGCATCGCCAACTTCGCCGAAGTAGTCGTGCCGTTCATGGCCGCCGCCTTCATCCTGATGGCCATCGTCATCATGATCATCAACTACGACCGCGTGCCGGAAATGTTCGGCATCATCTTCGACAGCGCGTTCGGCACCCACGCCGCATTCGGCGCGATGATGGGCCTGGCGGTGGAATGGGGCATCAAGCGCGGCATCTATGCCAACGAAGCCGGCCAGGGCTCGGGCCCGCACGCCGCAGCCGCGTCCGAGGTCTCGCACCCGGCCAAGCAGGGCTACGTGCAGGCGTTTGCCATCTACTTCGACACCATGATGGTGTGCACGGCGACCGCGTTCCTGATCCTGGCCAGCGGCACCTACAACGTGTACTCGCCCGTGGAAGGCGCCGCGCCGATCTTCCAGGGCCTGGCGGGCATTCCGGAAGGTGCCGGCTACGCGCAGGCGGGTGTGGAAGCAGTGCTTCCCGGCTGGGGTTCGGCGTTCGTCTCTATCGCCATCTTCTTCTTCGCCTTCACCACCATCATGGCCTATTACTACATGGCCGAAACCAACCTGACCTACGTCAACCACAACAAGAAGCGTCCGCTGACGGTGCTGGTGCTGCGCCTGGGCATCCTTGCCATGGTCGTCTTCGGCGCATTCCACAATGCGACCCTGGCCTGGGCGCTGGGTGACATCGGCGTCGGCCTGATGGCCTGGTTGAACATCATCGCCATCCTCATCATCCAGAAGCCGGCGATGCTGGCCCTGCGTGACTACGAACGACAGAAGAAGCTGGGCCTGGATCCGGTGTTCGACCCCGATGCCCTGGGCATCAAGAACGCCGATTTCTGGCGCCAGCGCAAGCAGGAGAGTGTGTAA
- a CDS encoding M28 family peptidase produces the protein MRRRVLAIASSLALLAAPAFAAPRTTTLPPASLATAAQLRDQALADDTGWKVVESLTTEIGPRIAGSEADARAVAWAEAKFKALGFDKVWKEPVTFPKWERRSEHAAVTGSNPQPLHITALGGSPGGAVEAEVVRFADLAALQAAPEGSLKGKIAFVDYQMLPFRDGRDYGRGGAIRSKGPSEAIRKGAVGFLMRSAGTDSHRVPHTGITRFDEGLTPVPSAALSVPDADQLARLVARGSTTVKVALDCGWDGTATSYNVIGEITGRTLPKEVVVIGGHLDSWDLGTGAIDDGAGVGITMAAGHLIGQLKQAPKRTIRVVAFANEEQGLYGGKAYAEAHAKDVARHQLAAESDFGAGRIYAFNTGSPNPEGSREATAQIAEVMKPLGIEYMADKGGPGPDVGPLAAKGGAWAWLAQDGTDYFDLHHTADDTLDKIDPKALAQNVAAYTVFAYLAAEADGTFGSEAKATTPPNE, from the coding sequence ATGCGTCGCCGCGTCCTTGCCATCGCATCCTCCCTTGCCCTGCTGGCCGCACCGGCTTTCGCGGCACCGCGCACCACCACCCTGCCCCCGGCCTCGCTGGCCACGGCCGCCCAGCTGCGCGATCAGGCCCTGGCCGATGACACCGGCTGGAAGGTGGTTGAATCGCTGACCACCGAGATCGGGCCGCGCATCGCCGGCAGCGAAGCCGACGCGCGCGCGGTGGCCTGGGCTGAGGCCAAGTTCAAAGCCCTCGGCTTCGACAAGGTGTGGAAGGAGCCGGTGACCTTCCCCAAGTGGGAACGCCGCAGTGAACACGCCGCTGTGACCGGCAGCAACCCGCAGCCTCTGCACATCACCGCGCTGGGTGGCAGCCCGGGCGGCGCGGTTGAAGCCGAGGTTGTGCGCTTTGCCGACCTGGCGGCGCTGCAGGCGGCGCCGGAGGGTTCGCTGAAGGGCAAGATCGCCTTCGTCGATTACCAGATGCTGCCGTTCCGCGATGGCCGCGACTACGGCCGTGGCGGTGCGATCCGCAGCAAGGGCCCGTCCGAGGCGATCCGCAAGGGCGCGGTCGGCTTCCTGATGCGCTCGGCCGGTACCGATTCTCACCGGGTGCCGCACACCGGCATCACCCGCTTTGATGAAGGCCTGACCCCGGTGCCGTCGGCGGCGCTGTCGGTGCCCGATGCCGACCAGCTGGCCCGCCTGGTGGCGCGCGGCAGCACCACGGTGAAGGTGGCGCTGGACTGCGGCTGGGATGGCACGGCAACCTCCTACAACGTGATCGGTGAAATCACCGGACGCACCCTTCCCAAGGAAGTGGTGGTGATCGGGGGTCACCTCGATTCCTGGGACCTGGGCACCGGCGCCATTGATGACGGCGCGGGCGTCGGCATCACCATGGCGGCGGGCCATCTGATCGGGCAGCTGAAGCAGGCCCCCAAGCGCACCATCCGCGTGGTCGCCTTCGCCAACGAAGAACAGGGTCTCTACGGTGGCAAGGCCTACGCCGAAGCACACGCCAAGGATGTGGCGCGGCATCAGCTGGCCGCCGAGAGCGATTTCGGTGCCGGCCGCATCTATGCGTTCAATACGGGCTCGCCGAACCCGGAAGGCTCGCGCGAAGCGACTGCGCAGATTGCCGAGGTGATGAAGCCACTGGGCATTGAATACATGGCCGACAAGGGTGGCCCCGGTCCGGACGTCGGCCCGCTGGCAGCCAAGGGCGGCGCATGGGCATGGCTGGCACAGGATGGGACGGACTACTTCGATCTGCACCACACCGCCGACGATACGCTGGACAAGATCGACCCCAAGGCACTGGCGCAGAACGTGGCGGCCTACACGGTGTTTGCGTATCTGGCCGCAGAAGCCGATGGCACCTTTGGCAGCGAAGCCAAGGCGACCACGCCGCCGAACGAGTGA
- the mscL gene encoding large-conductance mechanosensitive channel protein MscL, producing the protein MGMLTEFKEFAMRGNVIDLAVGVVIGAAFGKIVTALVEKIIMPPLGMLIGKVDFSDLAWTLSAASIGPDGKEIPAVVIGYGDFLNTLVQFIIVAFAIFMVIKVINRLSRKKEAAPAAPKEEVVLLREIRDSLKK; encoded by the coding sequence ATGGGAATGCTCACCGAGTTCAAGGAATTCGCGATGCGCGGCAACGTCATCGACCTCGCCGTGGGCGTGGTGATTGGCGCGGCCTTTGGCAAGATCGTCACCGCGCTGGTGGAAAAAATCATCATGCCGCCCCTGGGCATGCTGATCGGCAAGGTGGATTTCTCTGATCTGGCCTGGACGTTGTCGGCCGCCAGCATCGGACCGGATGGCAAGGAAATTCCGGCGGTGGTGATCGGCTATGGTGATTTCCTCAATACGCTGGTGCAGTTCATCATCGTGGCGTTCGCCATTTTCATGGTGATCAAGGTGATCAACCGCCTCTCGCGCAAGAAGGAAGCCGCCCCGGCCGCACCGAAGGAAGAAGTGGTGCTGCTGCGCGAAATCCGCGACAGCCTGAAGAAATAA